In the genome of Metabacillus litoralis, the window CAAGTCTTCAAGAAATCGGTGGAGGTATTGCAAGTGGTATGCTGCTTGCAGGGGTGGTTGTACTCATTTTAGGTTCACTAAGGTTAATATCTTATATTCAAAAAGTGTTCACACCTATGGTCATGAGTGTTTACCTGTTTTTATTAACCTTTCAATTAATTCTCATCTTTTTCAAAGGGATGTTAAAAATGACCCCTGAAGGAAAACTAGATCTCCCGATTAGTCTTTTTTCACTGGGGGTTGTTTTGTTAGTATGCTTGCTCAAAATTAAAGGAAAAGCAGTTATTAGTAACTTTGCCATATTAATTGGGATTGTGATTGGATGGATTTTTTATATAATCCTTTTCCCAGCAGAGCAAAATTTGATGACTCAATCAAGCACAGATTTACACCTCTTTCCTTTAGGAGCACCAAACCTGAATATAGGAATCATCGCTATTACCTTTCTAGCAAGTGTAATAAACCTAAGTAATACGATTGCATCTGTCACGACATCGTCAGCTATGTTTCATGATGAATATTCTCAAAATCGTTTTGATCGTTCTTATTTACTTAATGGTGCTTATTCCATTGTCGCTGCTTTATTCGGATTAGTTTCTTACGCGCCCTTCGCTTCCTCAATTGGCTTTTTAGAGAGCACTCGGATCTTTCAGTTACGACCATATCTGATTGGCGGCGGGTTAATGATCTTGTTAGGAAGCGTTCCTTTTTTAGGGAACTTACTAGCAACACTTCCCGTTACAGTAGGAAATGCTGTACTGTTCGTGGCCTATTTTCAATTATTCGGAACTTCTTTAAGAAGCATCCGAGATCAAACGTTTAATTCTATTACCATTCACCGCTTAGCTGTTCCTATTTTAGTAGGAGTTTGTATTATGAATATGGATCCGAAATTGTTCACCACATTACCAGCATTAATTCGTCCTCTCATTTCGAATGGATTTATTATGGGCGTATTACTGTCCATCTTTTTAGAAATGTTTGTAAAATGGGAACCTGAAAAAGTCTCAACGAATGAAGTAGAGGTCTAAATACAGAAAGCAGGTACGTTCGCTATAGAATGTACCTGCTTTTCTATTGACTTAAATTAATGAGACTTAAGGAACTCCATAAGACCCTTATCAGTTTCTTGAGATGCATGACCAAGCCAAATTAAGTGCCCCCATGTATCGAGTAGATATAATTTAGAAGAAGGAATGTTTTCATGTGCAAAGGAGGAATGCTCCAATGGAACAGAACCATCATGTTTACTATGCATAATGAGAGTTGGACAAACTATCGCTTGTAGGTGCTGAATAGACACCTCATTAACCTGAGCTAAGTCAATGAAAAAACCATAACGGGATCGCTGACGATTGTTCATTTTTCTTATAGCTTCAATATCTTCCTCGTTAAACTTTTCCTTTGCTTCTCGATATGACAGTTTACTAAATGACGGAAACATTTGCTTAAATATAAACCGCGGGAATAAATTATTCATAGAAGAAATAAGCTTCCATGTGTATTTTTCAGTATTGGGACGAAACAGTATTTTGGCAGCTTTATATTCTTTATCCTTTGGAGTAAGCCATTCTTTTGTAACTGCAGATTGTAACGTGAGTGTAGAAACATATTCTGGATAATGTGCTGCAAAATAGATTCCACTAGGACCACCTGCAGAGATGGCCAGTAAATGAACCTTTTTTATACTTAAATGATCTAATAGCTTACTGTAATATTCACACGACTTTGAAAGACTTGTTCCTATTTCCTTAGATGTTTCTCCATAACCTGCTCTTGAAGGGATAATGAAAGAAAAACCGTTATCAACCAGTCCCTTAACACCAAATTCTTCATAACAGTTTGAATGTCCACCGTGGAATATAAGTACAGGTTCTCCCTCACCGAGTATAGAATATTCAATGCACATTCCTTCTGATATATACTTTTCTATTCTTCTTTTCATTTACTTGTCTCCCTACCATGCATCCATAATTAAACTCATGCTTTACCTATAACTTAGGAAGATTTCTCCAAAAACAACCATATTCCTCTATTTATAAAAAAGCGCATTTCATTAATGAAATACACTTTACTGTTTTACTTATTCTAAATTGACCCTTTCTTCATAACTCATCAATGTAAAATGACTATGAAGTTCCTTTTCACCAACTGATATTCTAATTGACAAGTCCTTCGTTCGTAAAACAAAATCTTTAACACCTATAAATTCAGATTCGGCAATTAAATAAAATTCTGTTCCCTTTTTCAACCCTTTATACTTTTTCTTCAGCTTATACACTTTCATCTTCTATCTAACTACTCCCTTTAAGAGACTCATCATCGAAAACAAAATGAGAGCTACGCATTTCTTATATACATTCCTTCACATAACATTTTTCAAAATAACGGCCATTACAATTTCATTCAAATCTAAAGTGATTCCTAAGGAACTTTTTGCACATTCCTTCTTAAATGATCTTACCAGGAACTGGCGAAGAAAGATTGATCATTGTATAAGGCTCACCATACTCCATAGACGAATCAATAAACTGTTCCAGTAATTGATAGGATGCAGTCACCACCTTAACAAGATAACTATATTCCCCTGTCAGTCTATGACATTCAATAACGAGGGGGCTCTCTTTACAGAATTCCCTAAATGCCTTGCATCTGTGGGTTTTAATTAATATAAATGCTCTAACTGTTTTTTGTAATTTTTCTGGATTAACTTGTGCCTTATATCCTTCAATAATGCCTTGATCTTCTAGTTTTCTTACCCTCTCGGTAACTGCAGGAACAGACAAGGAAACTTTCTGCCCTAACTCCGTCATTGAAATTCTACCTTCCACTTGCAAGATATCCAGAATTCTACGGTTAACATCATCCATAACTGTTCACCTTCATTTTTAATTTAAAATCAGATAATTTCCTTTTCTATTTAAGAATATCAGTCCAAACTCCTTAAAAAAAGCATGTGTTCTTAATTCTTTTTCAAATAAAATTAGCCTATATCATGTTAGGAGGTATTAATAATGAAATCAACTTGTGAAAAATGCGAAAAACCGATAACAAGTGATGCTTTTATATGTAGTTATGAATGCACGTTTTGCTTAGAATGCACGACTGAAATGTCTTATATTTGCCCGAACTGCAGTGGAGAATTAGTAAAACGACCAAACAGTTAAGGCATTGTAAGATCACTAAAAAGTGAAAGGTGAATGGAAATGAGCAAAGCATTGATCATTGTAGATGTACAAAAAGCATTTCAGGATCCTAAGTGGGGGAACCGAAACAATCCAGACGCAGAAAGTAAAATTAACAGCCTATTACTTGAATGGAGAAAAAGAAAATTAGAAGTCATTTTTATTAAACATCTTTCTACTAATCCGAACTCTGTTTTTTATCATAAAAATGAAAGCTCACAGATAAATGACTTACTTTATCCGCTACCAACAGAAACTATCTTTACTAAAGAAGTTAATAGCTCCTTTATAGGAACATCATTGGAAGACTATTTGCATCAACTTAAAATCAACGAACTAGTCTTAACTGGTTTGACGACTCCACATTGTGTATCAACGACAGCAAGAATGAGTGGTAACTTAGGCTTCACAACTTATCTATTATCAGATGCTACAGCAGCATTCGACCTAACTGACCACCTGGGAAACCGTATAGACGCTCAAACCGTTCATGATGTTTCTCTTGCAACAATTCATAATGAATTTGCCACTGTCATTACCACTGAAGATTATATAAAGCTTCTATAGATTTCCTATTATTAGATAAAAAACAAGCATCCCGTTATAATTAAGGATGCTTGTTTTTATGAGCCCGTAGAAGTACTGCTCGATCCGAAACCAGAGCTAGATTTTGTACTACTAGATGAGGATGATGAAGTAACCTTTGTGCTCGGCTTAGGTGTTGACTTAACAGCAGATTGAGCTGAAGTAGTCGGTTTCGTTAATTTCACTTTACCTGATGGCTTTGATTTTGCTGCATTTGCTACAAGGAAAATCCACCATGGAAACGAGCTCTCATTCGCATAGTAATTCGAATCTAAAGTAGATTCGCCATTTTCATAAATATCATCTAAAAAGGCAATTAGCTCTTCTTCTTGGTAATCCAGATTATTTTCTTCCATATAATCTTCCATCGCTTCTAAATCCATACCTGGATATTGAGATTGTAAATGATCTAATTCAATTTCACTTTCCATCTCTACTTCTTCTTCTACAACTTCTTCGCTATATGTTGACGTTCCTATTTCTTCATCATAAAAGAATTGTTCCTCTTCTATAACCATTTCTTCCTTTGTACTACAAGCACTTAAGGCAACAGCAGCAGATAAAATACCGCCCATTAATGTTTTTGTTTTTGACAATGTGATCCCCCTTACTAATCATTGAAAATTAAATTCAAGATCATTGCTACTAAACTACAAATTCCTCAATTCCATATAAAGTTTGTTTCAGCCATATTCAGTTTGTATTTACTCTTCTCTCGCTTCTCTAAACGGCTCGCAAAAGAATTAAGGAACTAAATAATTGTTCTTATTAAATAGTACGATCTTTGAGTGATAAAAGTTTCAAGAACGAAACAATCAAAAGACCGTAAAAACTTAGCAAATTTCAAAACAATTCGACAATCCCATTTTTCAATTTTACCATATATTATCCAACCCTATGGTGCAGCTTTGCTAATTATCACCACTAAATAACACTGAAGGTAAACCTTATTATTACAAAAAATGTCCCCTCATATAAGAGTTACTTTTGTGAGCAGATTTAACTTTTCCACATATATGTACAATAAAGAGCACTTAGTTGATTCTTAATTTCATAGCCTGGCTAACAAAGAAAAGAGCTATCCATGTGGAATGCTCTTCAAGTGTTAAATAAGGTTGTTTAGATTATTTATTATTAAAGGTAACAATGACAAATCGATGCTCATAGTTTAGTATATATCCGTTTCTTATTAACTCATCATAAGCATTCACTAGCTGGTTAAAGTTATCCTTTACATTAAATCCTGGAAATTCCCATTCTATCACTTTCGCATAATAAATAAGAGCTTCCATATTAAAAAACTTTTGAAATGGAAAGTATTCATCAGCAAACTTAATGTCAAAGTTATTCTCTTTTAAATCTAGTAATGTATTTCTTAAATTTAAATCCTCATATTTTGGCATAAAGTTTGGAATTAGCATATTTGATAATCGGTTTCCATTTTTCCCGCCTACCTGTTGAGTAATGAATACACCACTAGGTTTTAGAACTCTTTTAACCTCTTCAATATTAAATGATTCATGTCTATTGATGATCATATCAAAACAATTGTCAGCATAATCAATTATGTCATCATCAATTGAAACAAGTTTTATCCCTAAAGGCACCAATTTGCTCCTTAAAAGATCAATATTAGGTTTCCATCCTTCTGTTACGGACGTTTTACTATAAGGATGATTTAAGGTAAGAAGAAATTCTCCTCCTCCAGTACCCATATCAAGCAATTCTAAATCCGATGACAAATAATTTTTTACGATGTCTGCATAATCCCATGGAAGAAATTCATTTTCCCAGCTTTCCTTTATATATGAAAAATCCCAACCGTCAAAGTTAATTGTTTCATATTTTAGCCATTCTTCTATTAACTCATTTTTATACATCATAACTATTCCCCCACTAATTTTATTTTCATGTGGACGATACAGTTAACTGATAGAAACTGAGGTTAATCTCGATACAGTTCTATCAGATTCACTAACTGTATCGAGTAATTAATTCGTTTCATGTTATAAATATTTCCCCTTTCCTCAAATCTTTCATGTGAAATAAAAGGCCACATATCGATGTTTTTCATATGTTAATACAACCTTTCACATTAAAAAGTAAACCGAATATGACTACTTCTCTACTTCTCTACTTCTAAGGAAAATTTCAAAATAAATTGGGATTGAACCTTTTTGCTAGTAACAAATTGGCTTGTTTCGGATCAATATCGTGTACCAATAATTCCTCAGTACCTGATTTGGCCAAAATCAAACGTTCTCCTGACGGTGAGATTAAAGCAGAAGTGCTCTTTTGATTTTTCAAGGCATAATTAACACTAGCAAAATAAATATTATTCTCTAAACTTCTACACACCATAGCATTATTGAAAAAATCCGGATTGTTTACGTCCCCTGTAAATTGCGGATGAAAAACAATACTCGCATCCTGACGAGCAGCCCATCGCACAGTCTCAGGATACCGCCAACCTTCGTGACAAATAACAATACCAAATTTCATATTGTTTATCTCAAAGATTCTTCGACCCTTACCTGGAACATACCCGTACATATCTTCTCCTGGATCAATTTGATTTTTTGTCTGATATCCCATGATCTCACCATTGTTTCCAATTACAAAAGCAACCAAATGTAATCCCTGTTGATCTTCCCATTCCATAGGCATAATAACGGCTATTTTAACTTGTCTAGCAATATGACAAATCTCCTCTAAAGCTTTACTCTGAAAGCAATGATTATACTCCTCAACCTTATAACCAACTCCTCTTAATCCAGGAATAATTGATTCAGGAAAACAAACTAGATGGCAGCCCTTTTTACCGGCTTCATATATCATTTCCCTAACTATCTTTATTCCATCTGTTACAGAATTCGGAAACCTAGTTTGTGCTAACCCTATCTTCAAAATTTGATCTCTCCTATTACTATTGGTTTAGTTTGATAAATCCAAATATGCACCTTTTATTATTATGGATTTATTATATACTACTTCCAATAAGAGGAAAGAAAAAAATCACTTTAGTTGCTTTCTTTGTATACAAAAAAAGATCAGCATCTCTACTGATCTTTTCCTCAACTTACTTGGCGACGTCCTACTCTCACAGGGGACCCAACTACCATCGGCGCAAGAGCTTAACTTCCGCGTTCGGACTATCAGCTTGCAATAAGCCACAAAAAGTGTCGTTCATAAGGGAATGAACAAAAAAAGTGATTGGAAAAAGAACGTGTAGTGCCGTTCATAAGAGGAATGAACGACAAAAGTGGTTAGAAAAGGACGTGTAGTGTCGTTCATAAGGGGAATGAACGACAAAAGTGGTTAGAAAAGAGCTTGTAGTGTCATTCATAAGGGGAATGAACGACAAAAGCGGTTAGAA includes:
- a CDS encoding DUF1272 domain-containing protein → MKSTCEKCEKPITSDAFICSYECTFCLECTTEMSYICPNCSGELVKRPNS
- a CDS encoding carbon-nitrogen hydrolase family protein, with the translated sequence MKIGLAQTRFPNSVTDGIKIVREMIYEAGKKGCHLVCFPESIIPGLRGVGYKVEEYNHCFQSKALEEICHIARQVKIAVIMPMEWEDQQGLHLVAFVIGNNGEIMGYQTKNQIDPGEDMYGYVPGKGRRIFEINNMKFGIVICHEGWRYPETVRWAARQDASIVFHPQFTGDVNNPDFFNNAMVCRSLENNIYFASVNYALKNQKSTSALISPSGERLILAKSGTEELLVHDIDPKQANLLLAKRFNPNLF
- a CDS encoding Lrp/AsnC family transcriptional regulator, producing the protein MDDVNRRILDILQVEGRISMTELGQKVSLSVPAVTERVRKLEDQGIIEGYKAQVNPEKLQKTVRAFILIKTHRCKAFREFCKESPLVIECHRLTGEYSYLVKVVTASYQLLEQFIDSSMEYGEPYTMINLSSPVPGKII
- a CDS encoding cysteine hydrolase family protein, giving the protein MEMSKALIIVDVQKAFQDPKWGNRNNPDAESKINSLLLEWRKRKLEVIFIKHLSTNPNSVFYHKNESSQINDLLYPLPTETIFTKEVNSSFIGTSLEDYLHQLKINELVLTGLTTPHCVSTTARMSGNLGFTTYLLSDATAAFDLTDHLGNRIDAQTVHDVSLATIHNEFATVITTEDYIKLL
- a CDS encoding methyltransferase domain-containing protein — translated: MMYKNELIEEWLKYETINFDGWDFSYIKESWENEFLPWDYADIVKNYLSSDLELLDMGTGGGEFLLTLNHPYSKTSVTEGWKPNIDLLRSKLVPLGIKLVSIDDDIIDYADNCFDMIINRHESFNIEEVKRVLKPSGVFITQQVGGKNGNRLSNMLIPNFMPKYEDLNLRNTLLDLKENNFDIKFADEYFPFQKFFNMEALIYYAKVIEWEFPGFNVKDNFNQLVNAYDELIRNGYILNYEHRFVIVTFNNK
- a CDS encoding alpha/beta fold hydrolase; amino-acid sequence: MKRRIEKYISEGMCIEYSILGEGEPVLIFHGGHSNCYEEFGVKGLVDNGFSFIIPSRAGYGETSKEIGTSLSKSCEYYSKLLDHLSIKKVHLLAISAGGPSGIYFAAHYPEYVSTLTLQSAVTKEWLTPKDKEYKAAKILFRPNTEKYTWKLISSMNNLFPRFIFKQMFPSFSKLSYREAKEKFNEEDIEAIRKMNNRQRSRYGFFIDLAQVNEVSIQHLQAIVCPTLIMHSKHDGSVPLEHSSFAHENIPSSKLYLLDTWGHLIWLGHASQETDKGLMEFLKSH
- a CDS encoding uracil/xanthine transporter; the protein is MKYLSSSATIFASLQWLFFIFANTVVVPISIGTAFELPYDEISVILRSSLIFTGIACLLQGLIGHRYPLMEGHSGVMWGLMLNLSVIASSTGTSLQEIGGGIASGMLLAGVVVLILGSLRLISYIQKVFTPMVMSVYLFLLTFQLILIFFKGMLKMTPEGKLDLPISLFSLGVVLLVCLLKIKGKAVISNFAILIGIVIGWIFYIILFPAEQNLMTQSSTDLHLFPLGAPNLNIGIIAITFLASVINLSNTIASVTTSSAMFHDEYSQNRFDRSYLLNGAYSIVAALFGLVSYAPFASSIGFLESTRIFQLRPYLIGGGLMILLGSVPFLGNLLATLPVTVGNAVLFVAYFQLFGTSLRSIRDQTFNSITIHRLAVPILVGVCIMNMDPKLFTTLPALIRPLISNGFIMGVLLSIFLEMFVKWEPEKVSTNEVEV